CTGGCAGACAGACAAAGCTGCTCTTTTTGACATATCACCCTCTGTTCTGGCTCAGTGCGCGAGCTGGAGGAGGAAAATGAGCAAAATAGGGGTCATTTTGCACTACTTTGGTCAAAAAAACACACCTCAAGGCTATGAGTGCAATCGACCAAAGAAACTAAAGGTGAAGGGGTGTCAGCCTGAATCAGTCGAATGTCTGAAAGCTCTAGGGTGGCCTCCCGCACTTAGGCCAGCCAAGGGGCTTAAACCTAGGGATGATGTTAAAGAGTTGATATAACAAAAGCACAGTGGATTTAACACCATAGTAACAGCCTAACGCCTCATCAACTTGCTTGGCTCTATTAAACTACTAAAAAGCAAagtttttaaagttaaaacattttcTGACAACTGCAAGCAAGCCATTCTTTGGCTGATGCTAAAGTCAACATAAAACCCTGTGCTTAACCCAGAAATTAACACGCTATTATGAAAAATCTCCCACTTTTCTTTCATCAGGTAGCCGTGAAGCAGCATTTGTTTATGCGATCTCCTCTGCCGGGGTGGTTTATGCCATCACCAGAGCGTGCAGTCAAGGAGAGCTGAAGATCTGTGGCTGCGACATCAACAGGAGAGGCCGGGCGAGCGATGAAGAAGGCGACTTTGATTGGGGTGGCTGTAGTGACAACATCAACTATGGTATCAAGTTTGCCAAAGCTTTTGTGGATGCCAGAGAGAGGATGGTCAAAGATGCCAGAGCACTGATGAATCTGCACAACAACCGCTGTGGGAGAATGGTAAGGGTCAAGATGATCACATTTGATCGTTGCAAAATACACCCTAACAGGTAAGCATGTTATTGAGTGGTTCATAGGTCATGGGTTGAATTCTGTTTCCTTTAGGCTGTAAAGCGTTTTATGAAGACTGAATGCAAGTGTCATGGAGTAAGTGGGTCATGTGCTCTCAGGACATGCTGGCTGGCTATGTCTGATTTCCGGCAAACAGGGGACTACTTGAGAAAGAAGTACAATACTGCTGTGGAGGTCACCATGAACCAGGACGGTTCAGGCTTCATGGTTGCTGACCGAAATTACAAGAGAACGACCAAAAATGATCTAGTATACATTGAGAACTCTCCAGACTATTGTCTAATGGACCGTTTGGCAGGTAAGGAATAAAGAGCATGCTAAATGTTTTCATACCATGATAGTTGGGATATCAAAAAGTAATTGGGCAAAATTCTGCCAAAGAAAATATCTGAGACATATTCACCCCGTAGTCCCAAGACAGAAATAGGAAATTGTATATTGCATTTTAAAGAATAGAAAACTTATGTAAGTACTATTTAGATTTTGCATTGTTACATTTCatgaaaattaaacacatttctcAAATAATTTATTACTACTACAACGCAGTTTAATGCAGTGCaataaaaagatgcattaaattctAAAGTATTTATACATCGTAGTATTTGCCAATAACTGATGGCAATTTAGATAAAACTAATTGCCTTCaagtatattttttgtaatacagtaataatgaaaattattacaattatgagAGTAATGAGAACCACCAGATTATTGAAATACACATAGATAATTAAATATCCAAGATAAAGCACACATTAACTGCGCAACTACGCAAGACACGTGCTTAatcatcatgaaaaaaaaaacttttataatagTAAGTAAAATGTGCTTCATTTGTTTGCttcaaaaatgttcatgtttattaaaaataaatacaatttatatttttattttattatcattcatTTGTGTCTTTTTTGGTTTTGAGGTGAACAACTATATGGCCCAGACTTGAAAATACCCAGTTGCCCCATGGAAAAACTATAGTTACCTTGAAATACTTTTCTAAAGCAAAAGATCTTGATCTGAATAAGTGAATGGCCTATTGACTCACAATGGAACCATTTtagtttaatgtaaaataatgaccCTGATTTATTAAATTTCTGCATCTATATTTCAGGTTCCCTGGGTACAGCAGGACGGGTGTGTAACAAGTCCTCCAGAGGCATGGACGGCTGCGAGGTCATGTGCTGCGGCCGTGGGTATGACACCACGCGTGTAAACCATGTGAGCAAATGCGAGTGCAAGTTCAAGTGGTGCTGCGCTGTGGAGTGCAGGGACTGTGAGGAAACTGTGGACGTCCACACCTGTAAACCACATAAGAAACCCGACTGGCTTGATTTGACCTGACTGCCATGACCATGACCAATCAGCAGCTACTGGTGCTTTTCCGTTCTCAGGTTTTTGAAGTGGGCCAACGCATTGTGGAATGTGTAGTTTCTGACTGTAACGCTCTGATCTCCACTTGCAGAACCCTGAACTTTACCCGCCTTCAATGATGCAAGTACAGAGATTACAGGCCAGTCTGGAGCACTGGTAGACGGTTGGTGTCATGGGAAATCACACAATGGATATTGTCTGGTGTTTAATAGAACCAACTGTGAACTGTTttcaaactgtaaacacatttggCTGATAATATCTGTGTCTATATACatcaaattatgtttttggaCAGCTTTGATAAATGCATAGAGTTTTAGGGAAAGAACAATATACAGCATCAGTTCAAAATTCCCAAAGAACATAGCGAGTCACATTTAGTCGCATTTCACTACAAGAACAATTCCACTTCATGGTCCAAAATAATACTTTGAAGGGTGCTGTAAAAATGTGATAACTGTACTTCTCATTTACTTCATGGACCATCATTTTGATACACAACTTATGCATGAAAGAATTTGATCAATGATCAATTTATTAGGTGCTTTCGCACCAGAATAACCTTTTCATAGTTCCTAGAACTACTGGTGGAAGTTCCCGGTTTTTGGTGTGTTCACATCACAGGAACTAGAACGTACGTTGTTTCAGGAACTTTGGCCAAACATACAAAACACAGGCTACCTGACATTTTTAAAAAGCCTTGGAAAATATTCAGGAAAACAGCCATAACGTCGTTTACCTGTTGTCTGCAGAGTTATTTTCTCAGCCTCAATGATtaacactgcatgttttcataGGAGATTTGGTcagattttcatgcatttttaattgcGTAAACTGTGCGTTTACATTCCATCTCTGTTATCACAAAACCCGCAATCCACAACACAGCTCCGAACACTTCATCGTCCATTCACCAGTTGTTGATGTTTGTAAATTACCATGAATAAGGACGTCACTGTTGGCCACTTCAGAATTCCTGCTGCTGGTGCAAATGCAACCAGGAAAACGGCCCGAGGGAAAAATTGGCTCTCTAGGAACCACCATGCTGGCTTGTTCCTAGAACAAAGTTCAATAGAACTATGTGACGCAAAAGTGTCTATTGTAACATCCCATTGTCATTGTATATCAGAGAAATATATCTTTCATGTTATCTTTTAAAATATCTAAGCACTTAAACATCCCTTTGAATATGAGCACTTTTTTGTTGGTTTGGTAAAGTT
This genomic stretch from Carassius gibelio isolate Cgi1373 ecotype wild population from Czech Republic chromosome B6, carGib1.2-hapl.c, whole genome shotgun sequence harbors:
- the LOC127959898 gene encoding protein Wnt-2b, with product MRGFAGVQSRREPSGSAPRIYLPFILLLTFTPSVDSSWWYIGALGARVICDNIPGLVNKQRQLCQRHPDLMQSIGEGAKEWIRECQHQFRHHRWNCSTLERDHTVFGRVMLRSSREAAFVYAISSAGVVYAITRACSQGELKICGCDINRRGRASDEEGDFDWGGCSDNINYGIKFAKAFVDARERMVKDARALMNLHNNRCGRMAVKRFMKTECKCHGVSGSCALRTCWLAMSDFRQTGDYLRKKYNTAVEVTMNQDGSGFMVADRNYKRTTKNDLVYIENSPDYCLMDRLAGSLGTAGRVCNKSSRGMDGCEVMCCGRGYDTTRVNHVSKCECKFKWCCAVECRDCEETVDVHTCKPHKKPDWLDLT